One Armatimonadota bacterium genomic window carries:
- the fusA gene encoding elongation factor G has product MPRSHPLELVRNIGIAAHIDAGKTTTTERILYYTGKTHKIGEVHDGAATMDWMEQEQERGITITSAATTAFWSGSRKQFPEHKINIIDTPGHVDFTVEVERSLRVLDGCVAVFCAVGGVQPQSETVWRQATKYKVPRVIYVNKMDRLGADFFSVYNRIKERLGANVAPIQIPIGAESQYQGYIDLITMTATIYKSDDGKVYEEGAIPADLQAQADEWRTKMIESIADFDDDIAMKFLEGEDVSEDEIRAALRAGTISLKIFPMISGSSFKNKGVQAMCDAVCEFLPSPLDRGEVAGVEPRSEEDTVRKPDDKEPFSALAFKIMSDKFVGRLTFLRVYSGFLKKGSQVAVAYRDPSTNELRTRTERVGRILEMHANNRNDLEEVYAGEIVGVIGLNDIITGYTICDPDKMVALEAIKFPEPVIQIAIEPKSKADQEKLGQSLQRLAQEDPTFRVFTDAESGQTIISGMGELHLEIIVDRLNREFGVQANQGKPQVAYRETVKGQSKAEGRFVRQSGGSGQYGVCTVTLEPLEVGQGFVFENKVVGGAIPKEYIPAIEKGVREAMLSGVQAGYPVVDVKVTVVDGSYHDVDSNENAFKQAGVLAFKEAMKKANPVIKEPIMHVEVTTPDGNVGDVVGDINGRRGRIEGMEPAPGGVTVVNSMVPLSEMFGYVTTLRSLTQGRAQPNVTPSHYEEVPKSVEAEIIAKSQGGR; this is encoded by the coding sequence ATGCCCAGAAGCCACCCTCTCGAACTCGTTCGAAACATTGGTATTGCGGCCCACATCGACGCCGGCAAGACGACTACGACCGAGCGAATCTTGTACTACACCGGAAAGACCCACAAAATTGGTGAGGTCCACGACGGTGCGGCAACCATGGACTGGATGGAGCAGGAGCAGGAGCGAGGAATCACCATTACCTCTGCGGCGACTACGGCATTCTGGAGCGGATCGCGCAAGCAGTTCCCCGAGCACAAGATCAACATCATCGACACGCCCGGCCACGTCGACTTTACGGTCGAAGTGGAGCGGTCGCTTCGCGTCCTCGATGGATGCGTCGCGGTGTTCTGTGCGGTCGGTGGCGTTCAGCCTCAATCCGAAACGGTTTGGCGACAGGCCACCAAGTACAAGGTCCCGCGCGTTATCTACGTGAACAAGATGGACCGCCTCGGCGCAGACTTCTTCTCGGTATACAACCGAATCAAGGAGCGCCTCGGCGCGAACGTGGCTCCGATCCAGATTCCAATCGGCGCTGAGTCGCAGTACCAAGGCTATATCGACCTCATCACCATGACGGCGACGATTTATAAGTCGGACGACGGAAAGGTATACGAAGAGGGTGCGATTCCCGCCGACCTGCAAGCTCAGGCCGACGAGTGGCGAACCAAGATGATCGAGTCGATTGCCGACTTCGATGACGACATCGCCATGAAGTTCCTGGAAGGCGAAGACGTTTCGGAAGACGAAATCCGAGCCGCTCTTCGCGCTGGCACCATTTCGCTCAAGATCTTCCCGATGATCTCCGGATCGTCGTTCAAGAACAAGGGCGTCCAGGCCATGTGCGACGCGGTTTGCGAATTCCTTCCGAGCCCGCTCGATCGTGGCGAGGTCGCTGGCGTCGAGCCGCGAAGCGAAGAAGACACGGTCCGCAAGCCGGACGACAAGGAGCCGTTCTCGGCCCTGGCGTTCAAGATTATGTCGGACAAGTTCGTCGGTCGTCTCACGTTCCTCCGCGTTTACTCGGGCTTCCTCAAGAAGGGAAGTCAGGTCGCGGTTGCTTACCGAGACCCGTCGACGAACGAGCTTCGAACTCGAACCGAGCGCGTCGGACGAATCCTTGAGATGCACGCGAACAACCGAAACGACCTCGAAGAGGTGTATGCGGGTGAAATCGTGGGCGTCATCGGTCTGAACGACATCATCACGGGCTACACGATTTGTGACCCGGACAAGATGGTGGCGCTTGAAGCGATCAAGTTCCCCGAGCCGGTTATCCAGATTGCCATCGAACCGAAGTCCAAGGCCGACCAGGAGAAGCTTGGCCAGTCGCTTCAGCGACTCGCTCAAGAAGATCCGACGTTCCGAGTCTTCACCGACGCGGAGTCCGGCCAGACGATCATTTCGGGCATGGGTGAGCTTCACCTGGAAATCATCGTCGACCGGTTGAACCGAGAGTTCGGCGTTCAGGCTAACCAAGGTAAGCCGCAGGTTGCCTACCGCGAAACGGTCAAGGGACAGAGCAAGGCCGAAGGTCGATTCGTTCGACAGTCGGGCGGTTCGGGTCAGTACGGTGTCTGTACCGTCACCCTCGAGCCGCTTGAGGTTGGTCAAGGCTTCGTCTTCGAGAACAAGGTCGTGGGTGGTGCGATTCCGAAGGAATACATCCCGGCGATTGAAAAGGGCGTTCGCGAAGCGATGCTGAGCGGCGTTCAGGCTGGTTACCCGGTCGTCGACGTGAAGGTCACGGTCGTCGATGGTAGCTACCACGACGTCGACTCGAACGAAAACGCGTTTAAGCAGGCTGGCGTTCTGGCTTTCAAGGAAGCCATGAAGAAGGCGAATCCGGTCATCAAGGAACCGATCATGCACGTCGAAGTCACGACGCCGGACGGGAACGTCGGCGACGTGGTCGGCGACATCAACGGCCGACGTGGTCGAATCGAGGGCATGGAGCCAGCTCCGGGTGGCGTCACCGTCGTGAACTCGATGGTTCCGCTTTCGGAAATGTTCGGCTACGTGACGACGCTGCGCTCGCTCACTCAGGGCCGAGCTCAGCCGAACGTGACCCCTTCGCACTACGAAGAAGTGCCGAAGTCGGTCGAGGCCGAGATCATCGCCAAGTCCCAGGGCGGGCGATAA
- the rpsG gene encoding 30S ribosomal protein S7, whose protein sequence is MPRKGPAPKRVILPDPIYGSELAARFINRLMLSGKRGKAEYIFYQSMKIVEEKTGVPAIEAFEKAIQNVTPAVEVRPRRVGGQTYQVPMEVRPERRRTLAFRWLIGAARKRSGKSMVDKLSNEVLDAFNNSGSAIKKREDTHKMAESNKAFAHYRF, encoded by the coding sequence ATGCCACGAAAAGGTCCTGCTCCGAAGCGCGTGATCCTGCCCGACCCGATCTACGGATCGGAGCTGGCGGCTCGATTCATCAACCGTCTGATGCTCAGCGGCAAGCGCGGCAAAGCCGAATACATTTTCTATCAGTCGATGAAGATCGTCGAAGAAAAGACTGGCGTGCCTGCCATCGAAGCATTCGAGAAGGCCATCCAGAACGTCACTCCGGCGGTCGAAGTTCGACCTCGCCGTGTTGGCGGTCAGACCTACCAGGTCCCGATGGAAGTCCGCCCCGAACGACGCCGAACGCTCGCCTTCCGATGGCTCATCGGTGCGGCGCGAAAGCGAAGCGGCAAGTCGATGGTCGACAAGTTGAGCAATGAAGTGCTCGACGCCTTCAATAACAGCGGCTCTGCCATCAAGAAGCGAGAAGACACGCACAAGATGGCCGAATCCAACAAGGCGTTCGCCCACTATCGATTCTAA
- a CDS encoding 30S ribosomal protein S12: protein MPTVNQLVRKGRSAPKSKSKSPALKRNPFKRGVCTVVRTMTPKKPNSALRKTARVRLTNGIEVTAYIPGEGHNLQEHSVVLVRGGRVKDLPGVRYHIIRGTQQTAGVGKRNQGRSKYGVKKPKAAK, encoded by the coding sequence ATGCCTACAGTAAACCAATTAGTCAGAAAGGGACGATCGGCTCCGAAATCGAAGTCGAAATCGCCGGCCCTGAAACGAAACCCTTTTAAGCGGGGCGTGTGCACCGTCGTGCGAACCATGACCCCCAAGAAGCCGAACTCGGCGCTTCGAAAGACCGCTCGTGTCCGATTGACCAACGGCATCGAAGTTACCGCTTACATTCCGGGCGAAGGCCACAACCTTCAAGAGCACTCCGTCGTCCTCGTTCGCGGCGGCCGTGTGAAGGACCTTCCCGGTGTGCGATATCACATCATTCGAGGAACCCAGCAGACCGCAGGCGTTGGCAAGCGGAACCAGGGACGATCTAAGTACGGCGTTAAGAAGCCTAAGGCGGCCAAGTAA
- a CDS encoding fasciclin domain-containing protein — protein MSRVAMPDFFPSLNLRPSSRRRLGILGLITALAIAVPARLEDKDVMDKLILNPSLKTFVNLVAKAGLIETLKEDGPYTVFAPNDDAFAKVPAHVLNGLKKDPELLKKVLTYYMLESRIESKDLKAGTLDSILGEKAKVTGAKDGLRINGAKLISVDDKADNGIIHIVDTVFFPPSLAKKIAKL, from the coding sequence ATGTCAAGGGTAGCGATGCCCGATTTCTTCCCTTCTTTGAATCTGCGTCCTTCGAGCCGCCGAAGGCTTGGCATCTTAGGCTTGATAACCGCGCTCGCCATCGCCGTTCCCGCCCGCCTCGAAGACAAGGATGTGATGGACAAATTGATCCTCAATCCGTCCCTCAAGACCTTTGTGAACCTTGTTGCTAAAGCTGGACTCATCGAGACGCTGAAAGAGGATGGTCCCTACACCGTCTTCGCCCCAAACGACGACGCCTTTGCCAAGGTACCTGCTCATGTCCTCAACGGCCTGAAGAAGGACCCCGAACTTCTTAAGAAAGTCTTAACTTATTACATGCTGGAAAGCCGCATCGAAAGCAAAGACCTCAAAGCGGGAACCCTCGACAGCATCCTAGGCGAAAAAGCAAAGGTGACCGGCGCGAAGGACGGACTCAGGATCAATGGGGCGAAATTGATCTCGGTCGATGACAAAGCCGACAACGGCATCATTCATATAGTCGATACGGTGTTCTTCCCGCCGAGCCTGGCAAAAAAGATTGCAAAACTCTAA
- a CDS encoding PEP-CTERM sorting domain-containing protein, with protein MKVASIGALALLSSAAFATPVWYNGDDDEQGGYYAVQGVNGTNEEFIQYENFTWNSSENAGSIMGTMIASNLFSQVNWEIREGMNASTGDMGTLVASGTANANLIDLGDWMNTGVVDLYTMTADISPVALTNGGDYFLGMAVVSTSPAFVAALTTTSGANGVGSPVCDHVSSYVEVGLGLSAATHDVSMGIGTASPVPEPASFAVLGLGALVMLRRRKN; from the coding sequence ATGAAGGTAGCAAGTATTGGAGCCTTGGCGCTCCTCAGCAGCGCGGCGTTTGCAACGCCAGTTTGGTACAACGGCGACGACGATGAGCAGGGCGGCTATTATGCCGTGCAAGGGGTGAATGGCACGAACGAAGAATTCATTCAGTACGAAAACTTCACCTGGAACTCTTCGGAGAACGCCGGCTCGATCATGGGTACGATGATCGCCTCTAACCTATTCTCGCAAGTCAATTGGGAGATCCGCGAAGGAATGAATGCAAGCACCGGCGACATGGGAACCCTTGTCGCTTCCGGTACGGCAAACGCGAACCTAATCGATCTGGGCGATTGGATGAATACGGGAGTCGTCGACCTTTATACGATGACGGCCGACATCTCGCCCGTAGCCCTCACGAACGGTGGCGACTACTTCCTCGGAATGGCCGTAGTCTCGACTAGCCCAGCGTTTGTTGCGGCACTTACAACCACCTCTGGCGCGAACGGCGTTGGGTCTCCAGTCTGCGACCATGTAAGCAGCTACGTTGAGGTCGGCTTGGGCCTGTCTGCGGCTACTCACGACGTCAGCATGGGAATCGGCACGGCTAGCCCCGTTCCGGAACCAGCATCCTTCGCCGTTCTCGGACTTGGCGCTTTGGTCATGCTTCGACGCCGAAAGAATTAG
- a CDS encoding type II secretion system protein GspE translates to MNLTENGHVSPFETINLEGRRIDDAIVDLVPGEFARKNQVLPLENTNRKVVVAIGSIESLAALQDLEVLLQKPIEPVMADANQLKEKIDEVYLEKILSQLSGGQETETALADGEDVTDLADLTKMAGETAVVQMINLIFAQAVKDGASDIHIEAYEREVKVRYRVDGMLQEIMRPPKRMHAALISRIKILGEMNIAERRLPQDGRIKLTIASRQIDVRVSILPTVFGERAVMRILDKGTAMLGLEELGVAPDVLARFRKVISQPYGIILATGPTGAGKSTTLYASLQEIWSPTTNIITVEDPVEYQVPGISQMQVRANIGLTFASGLRSIVRQDPDVIMVGEIRDHETADIAIHASLTGHLVFSTLHTNDAPGAVTRLLDMGVEPFLVSSSLIGVIAQRLVRRNCPFCSEPTEPPPYELVEALGITPDELKTGTFKEGKGCPKCNNTGFKGRQGLYELFVIDEPLKKMIVDRRSSNELKSYAIQHQGLRTLLTDGKLNVLAGKTTAKEILRVVQREEL, encoded by the coding sequence ATGAACTTAACTGAGAACGGCCACGTTTCGCCTTTCGAGACGATTAACCTCGAAGGAAGACGAATTGACGACGCAATCGTTGACCTCGTTCCCGGTGAATTCGCCCGAAAGAATCAGGTCCTCCCGCTGGAAAACACCAACCGAAAAGTCGTCGTCGCCATCGGCAGCATCGAGTCGTTGGCGGCCCTGCAAGACCTCGAAGTCCTGCTTCAGAAACCGATCGAACCGGTGATGGCCGATGCCAATCAGCTCAAGGAGAAGATCGACGAGGTCTACCTGGAAAAGATTCTCAGCCAGCTTTCCGGCGGTCAGGAAACCGAGACCGCGTTGGCCGACGGCGAAGACGTTACCGACCTTGCCGACCTCACCAAGATGGCGGGCGAAACCGCCGTCGTCCAGATGATCAACCTCATCTTTGCGCAGGCAGTCAAGGACGGCGCATCGGACATCCACATCGAGGCCTACGAGCGCGAAGTCAAGGTTCGATACCGCGTGGACGGCATGCTCCAAGAGATCATGCGCCCGCCGAAGCGGATGCATGCCGCCCTCATCTCCCGTATCAAGATTCTGGGCGAGATGAACATCGCCGAGCGCCGACTCCCGCAGGATGGCCGCATTAAGCTCACCATCGCCAGCCGCCAGATCGACGTTCGTGTTTCGATCCTGCCCACCGTCTTCGGCGAGCGCGCGGTCATGCGTATTCTCGATAAAGGTACGGCCATGCTGGGCCTGGAAGAACTCGGTGTCGCCCCGGACGTACTCGCTCGATTCCGTAAGGTCATCTCCCAACCGTACGGCATCATCCTCGCCACCGGCCCGACCGGTGCCGGTAAGTCGACTACGCTGTACGCCTCGCTCCAGGAGATCTGGTCGCCAACCACCAATATCATCACTGTCGAAGACCCGGTCGAGTACCAGGTGCCCGGCATCAGCCAGATGCAGGTTCGAGCCAATATCGGCCTGACCTTTGCCTCCGGCCTTCGCTCCATCGTCCGACAAGACCCCGACGTCATCATGGTGGGTGAAATCCGCGACCATGAAACCGCCGACATCGCGATTCACGCATCGCTGACTGGCCACTTGGTCTTCAGCACCCTGCACACCAACGATGCACCTGGCGCGGTCACCCGACTTCTTGATATGGGCGTCGAGCCGTTCTTGGTCTCGTCCTCCCTGATCGGCGTCATCGCCCAGCGACTGGTCCGCCGTAACTGTCCGTTCTGCTCCGAACCGACTGAGCCGCCTCCCTATGAACTGGTCGAAGCCCTCGGCATCACCCCCGACGAGCTCAAGACCGGCACCTTCAAGGAAGGCAAAGGCTGTCCGAAGTGTAACAACACCGGCTTCAAGGGCCGACAAGGTCTGTACGAACTCTTCGTCATCGACGAACCTCTGAAGAAGATGATCGTCGATCGACGCTCCTCGAATGAACTGAAGAGCTATGCGATTCAGCACCAAGGTCTCCGCACCCTCCTTACCGACGGCAAACTGAACGTTTTGGCTGGCAAAACGACCGCCAAAGAAATCCTCCGCGTGGTTCAGAGGGAGGAGCTTTAA
- the gspG gene encoding type II secretion system protein GspG — protein MKAHTRANRRRGFTLIELMVVVLIIAVLAALVVPKVQQNAETAKIGAAKSQIARLSSLLQQFRLDCDRFPTTEEGLNALVSQPSDATGWKGPYLDKVPVDPWQMDYQYLFPGTTADSFLLSTDGPDKQNGTDDDITNLDL, from the coding sequence ATGAAAGCCCATACCAGAGCCAATCGTCGACGAGGTTTCACCCTTATCGAATTGATGGTCGTCGTTCTGATCATTGCCGTTCTTGCCGCACTGGTCGTTCCGAAGGTCCAGCAGAACGCAGAAACGGCCAAGATTGGCGCGGCGAAGTCTCAGATCGCCCGCCTCTCATCGCTTCTGCAGCAGTTCCGCCTGGATTGCGATCGCTTCCCCACTACGGAAGAAGGTCTGAACGCGCTCGTTTCCCAGCCGTCCGACGCCACCGGATGGAAAGGTCCATACCTGGACAAAGTCCCGGTCGATCCTTGGCAGATGGACTATCAGTACCTCTTCCCCGGCACCACGGCCGACAGCTTCCTGCTTTCCACCGACGGACCGGACAAGCAGAACGGTACCGACGACGACATCACCAACCTCGACCTCTAA
- a CDS encoding prepilin-type N-terminal cleavage/methylation domain-containing protein, translating into MLNNERNKRRSRRGFTLLEVAVATAILAVGISMGMGALSSMSNTEVRARQSEKMNLLAVEKLHEILGLGDVVNQQTEGTLEDYGEPDLKWTLEVAASGTENIYTVRLTIEKDNGTVSDPSAEVSTLLFVPPDSTTSGTGATGGTG; encoded by the coding sequence ATCTTGAACAACGAACGCAATAAGCGGCGAAGCCGTCGCGGCTTCACGTTGCTCGAGGTCGCGGTTGCCACGGCGATCCTCGCCGTCGGCATCAGTATGGGTATGGGTGCCCTTTCTTCCATGAGCAACACCGAGGTGCGAGCCCGGCAGAGCGAGAAGATGAACCTTCTAGCCGTCGAAAAGTTGCACGAGATTCTCGGTCTCGGCGACGTCGTCAACCAGCAGACTGAAGGCACGCTGGAGGATTACGGTGAGCCAGATCTCAAGTGGACCCTCGAAGTGGCCGCGAGCGGTACGGAGAATATCTACACCGTCCGCCTCACGATTGAGAAAGACAATGGCACGGTCAGCGACCCGAGCGCTGAAGTCTCGACCCTGCTCTTCGTCCCGCCGGACTCCACAACCAGCGGCACTGGCGCAACGGGAGGTACCGGATGA